The window TCCTCAAAATCCTTGATGGATATTTTACAATCTCTAACACAGACATTAATATCTTCCTCTAAAAAGTTTGAAGAAATCAGTTTAAAAAAACTCCAATTCCTTCCTCTATACTCTTTACTTCTATACAAGTATCTTTGCAATAGCCAAAAGGCCTGTCATTCACAATTCCATAAACAGAAATTGGATAGCTGTCAATTATTCCTGAAATAAGGTCTCTTTCACATGCAACAGCAACTACTGCTTCAGGTTTTTCTTCGGCAATAATATTCCTCGCTTCAGTGCCTCCTCTCGCCATTGCTACTCTAATCTTTTTACTCATATCTGAATCAATCAGTTTATTTAATACACAACTTCCGCATCTAATACAGTTGTCAAGATTCCTCGAGAGCTTAACATTGCACTCTGACCTTTGGAGGCAATGAGGGACAAGCAGAAGAAGTTTTTCTGGTGGCACCTTTTTACCCTTCAATACAACTAATTTATTGTTAATCTCTATAAGCGCCTGCTCAAGTCTCTCCTGAGAAACTTTAAAAATCTTTCCACAGCTAATCAATACAGGAAAGAGCAGTTTCAAATAAATGCTTCGC is drawn from Candidatus Schekmanbacteria bacterium and contains these coding sequences:
- a CDS encoding DUF116 domain-containing protein, with translation MTYMIKIDRSNKVLISSLCALIIGVLILCAFLIFELYNSPSSSEYFAVLNLSFITVILVLALIFFFLFAGIIFDLSIPFSCRLRSIYLKLLFPVLISCGKIFKVSQERLEQALIEINNKLVVLKGKKVPPEKLLLLVPHCLQRSECNVKLSRNLDNCIRCGSCVLNKLIDSDMSKKIRVAMARGGTEARNIIAEEKPEAVVAVACERDLISGIIDSYPISVYGIVNDRPFGYCKDTCIEVKSIEEGIGVFLN